A region from the Agrococcus sp. SL85 genome encodes:
- the nusA gene encoding transcription termination factor NusA, whose translation MKIDLTVLKTVERERDIAADDLIRIIEQAILQAHLRSGEKHDAEGPQPRVEIDRRTGDVTLFEPEVDEDGNVVGESRANTDDFSRIAAAAAKSVLFQALREKNDESVLGVYKDREGDIIAGVVQQGPNPRMVHVKLGDDMEALLPPEEQVPGVQYRHGQRLRVYITKVERGQRGPQVTVSRTHPALVRRLFALEVPEIASGAVEIVAIAREAGHRSKIAVRATQPGINAKGACIGELGARVRAVQSELGDEKIDIVDYSDDLPTFVASALSPARVSDAFLLDAKTKAVRALVPDFQLSLAIGREGQNARLAAKLTGAKIDIQPDSVMED comes from the coding sequence GTGAAGATCGATCTGACCGTGCTGAAGACCGTCGAGCGCGAGCGTGACATCGCCGCCGACGACCTGATCCGCATCATCGAGCAGGCGATCCTCCAGGCTCACCTCCGCTCGGGCGAGAAGCACGACGCGGAGGGCCCGCAGCCGCGCGTCGAGATCGACCGCAGGACCGGCGACGTCACGCTCTTCGAGCCGGAGGTCGACGAGGACGGCAACGTCGTGGGCGAGTCGCGCGCCAACACCGACGACTTCAGCCGCATCGCCGCCGCCGCCGCGAAGTCGGTGCTGTTCCAGGCGCTGCGCGAGAAGAACGACGAGTCGGTGCTCGGCGTGTACAAGGACCGCGAGGGCGACATCATCGCGGGCGTCGTGCAGCAGGGCCCGAACCCGCGCATGGTGCACGTCAAGCTCGGCGACGACATGGAGGCGCTGCTGCCGCCCGAGGAGCAGGTGCCCGGCGTCCAGTACCGCCACGGCCAGCGCCTGCGCGTCTACATCACGAAGGTCGAGCGCGGCCAGCGCGGGCCCCAGGTGACCGTCTCCCGCACGCACCCGGCGCTCGTGCGCCGCCTGTTCGCGCTCGAGGTGCCGGAGATCGCCTCCGGCGCGGTCGAGATCGTCGCCATCGCGCGCGAGGCCGGCCACCGCTCGAAGATCGCCGTGCGCGCGACGCAGCCGGGGATCAACGCGAAGGGCGCCTGCATCGGCGAGCTGGGCGCGCGCGTGCGCGCCGTGCAGTCGGAGCTCGGCGACGAGAAGATCGACATCGTCGACTACTCGGACGACCTGCCCACCTTCGTCGCCTCGGCGCTGAGCCCGGCCCGCGTCTCGGACGCGTTCCTGCTCGACGCGAAGACGAAGGCCGTGCGGGCGCTCGTGCCCGACTTCCAGCTCTCGCTCGCGATCGGCCGCGAGGG
- a CDS encoding alanine/glycine:cation symporter family protein, whose protein sequence is MEALDAFVLSAGDFWWTWIVLPLLAVLGVYFTVRSGVVQLRLLPAMFRVLGDKTPNGPDGKPQSVSSFQAFTISAASRVGVGNIAGVGTAIAIGGPGAIFWMWTMAFVGGASSFIESSLAQLFKHRDADGFRGGPAYYMQRGLGQRWMGILFAVLLIVCFPFAFSSLQANTIAATVSSTVGTDAAWLPWMVGIVVAGLTALVVFGGLRRIAQVTDKLVPAMALLYLLLGLVIVGMNVTEVPRVIGEIYAGAFGFQQVAGGALGVIIMQGVKRGMFSNEAGLGSAPNAGATAAVTHPVKQGLVQTLGVYFDTFLVCSITAFIILVSTPDLAGAAQGIDLTYGAVTGQLGDWAGVVLSLVIFLLAFSSIIGNYYYGESNIEFITERRGALVAYRVLVVAAVLGGSVVATGVIWNTADFVMGLMAVVNLVAIGLLSGVAFKLMRNFDEQRKAGKDPVFTRDMLPEVRGIEVWESVESVTGTVAKVDAERPSGAERG, encoded by the coding sequence ATGGAAGCCCTCGACGCCTTCGTCCTCTCCGCCGGCGACTTCTGGTGGACCTGGATCGTGCTCCCCCTGCTCGCCGTGCTCGGCGTGTACTTCACCGTCCGCTCGGGCGTCGTGCAGCTGCGGCTGCTGCCCGCGATGTTCCGCGTGCTCGGCGACAAGACCCCGAACGGCCCCGACGGGAAGCCGCAGTCGGTCTCGTCGTTCCAGGCGTTCACGATCTCGGCGGCCTCGCGCGTCGGCGTCGGCAACATCGCGGGCGTCGGCACCGCGATCGCGATCGGCGGCCCCGGGGCAATCTTCTGGATGTGGACGATGGCCTTCGTCGGCGGCGCATCGTCGTTCATCGAGTCGTCGCTCGCGCAGCTCTTCAAGCACCGCGACGCGGATGGCTTCCGCGGCGGCCCGGCCTACTACATGCAGCGCGGCCTCGGTCAGCGCTGGATGGGCATCCTCTTCGCCGTGCTCCTCATCGTGTGCTTCCCCTTCGCCTTCTCGTCGCTGCAGGCCAACACGATCGCCGCCACCGTCTCCTCGACCGTCGGCACCGACGCCGCGTGGCTGCCCTGGATGGTGGGCATCGTCGTCGCCGGCCTCACGGCGCTCGTCGTCTTCGGCGGCCTCCGCCGCATCGCGCAGGTCACCGACAAGCTCGTGCCGGCGATGGCGCTGCTCTACCTGCTGCTCGGCCTCGTGATCGTCGGCATGAACGTGACCGAGGTGCCGCGCGTCATCGGCGAGATCTACGCCGGCGCCTTCGGCTTCCAGCAGGTCGCGGGCGGCGCGCTCGGCGTCATCATCATGCAGGGCGTCAAGCGCGGCATGTTCTCGAACGAGGCGGGCCTCGGCTCCGCGCCGAACGCCGGCGCGACGGCGGCCGTGACGCACCCGGTCAAGCAGGGCCTCGTGCAGACGCTCGGGGTCTACTTCGACACGTTCCTCGTCTGCTCGATCACGGCGTTCATCATCCTCGTCTCGACCCCCGACCTCGCAGGCGCCGCGCAGGGCATCGACCTCACCTACGGCGCCGTCACCGGGCAGCTCGGCGACTGGGCGGGCGTCGTGCTCTCGCTCGTGATCTTCCTGCTGGCCTTCTCGTCGATCATCGGCAACTACTACTACGGCGAGTCGAACATCGAGTTCATCACCGAGCGCCGCGGCGCGCTCGTCGCCTACCGCGTGCTCGTCGTCGCCGCGGTGCTCGGCGGCTCGGTCGTCGCCACCGGCGTCATCTGGAACACGGCCGACTTCGTCATGGGCCTCATGGCCGTCGTCAACCTCGTGGCGATCGGCCTGCTCTCGGGCGTCGCGTTCAAGCTCATGCGCAACTTCGACGAGCAGCGGAAGGCCGGCAAGGACCCGGTGTTCACGCGCGACATGCTCCCCGAGGTGCGGGGCATCGAGGTGTGGGAGTCGGTGGAGTCGGTCACCGGCACGGTCGCGAAGGTCGACGCGGAGCGCCCCTCGGGCGCCGAGCGCGGCTGA
- a CDS encoding proline--tRNA ligase, translated as MIRQSQLFLTTLREDPAEAEVASHTLMLRAGLVRRAGSGLFSWLPLGLRVRRNVERIVREEMEAIGGQEVLFPGLLPREPYERTGRWEEYGDGIFRLQDRKGADHLLGPTHEEMFTLLVQDLVSSYKQLPLTLFQIQDKYRDEARPRAGLLRAREFSMKDAYSFDVDDAGLEASYQAQRDAYERIFQRLGLDYVIVAADAGAMGGSKSEEFLHPTPVGEDTIVRSAGGYAANVEAFTTVPPAAIPIEGQPAAVVRATPDTPTIATLVAHANEHAPREDGREWTAADTLKNVVLRLTHPDGSTELVVVGLPGDREVHDKRVEVAFQPAEVEPATEEDFAKHPGLVKGYIGPWSEAGAVLGEESSTGIRYLLDPRVVEGSAWLTGANVAGHHVFGLVAGRDFTADGTVEAADVRAGDEAPDGSGPVTLERGMEVGHVFQLGRKYAEALGLKVLDANGKLVTPTMGSYGIGVTRNLAAIVERYHDDKGIVWPREVAPFDVHVVATGRDEAVFEIAERVAADVEALGLEVLYDDRRKVSPGVKFGDVELLGMPRAVVVGRDAPEGVVEVWDRASGERQQVRIDEPRGGARPLTPAPRARVDDEGPRRSAEPLVVGRGR; from the coding sequence GTGATCCGACAGTCCCAGCTCTTCCTCACCACCCTCCGCGAGGACCCCGCCGAGGCGGAGGTGGCGAGCCACACGCTCATGCTGCGCGCGGGCCTCGTGCGCCGCGCCGGCTCCGGCCTCTTCAGCTGGCTGCCGCTGGGCCTCCGCGTGCGCCGCAACGTCGAGCGCATCGTCCGCGAGGAGATGGAGGCGATCGGCGGCCAGGAGGTGCTCTTCCCGGGTCTGCTGCCGCGCGAGCCCTACGAGCGCACGGGCCGCTGGGAGGAGTACGGCGACGGCATCTTCCGACTGCAGGACCGCAAGGGCGCCGACCACCTGCTCGGCCCCACGCACGAGGAGATGTTCACGCTGCTCGTGCAGGACCTCGTCTCGAGCTACAAGCAGCTGCCGCTCACGCTCTTCCAGATCCAGGACAAGTACCGCGACGAGGCGCGGCCCCGCGCGGGCCTCCTGCGCGCGCGCGAGTTCTCGATGAAGGACGCCTACTCGTTCGACGTCGACGACGCGGGCCTCGAGGCCTCCTATCAGGCGCAGCGCGACGCGTACGAGCGCATCTTCCAGCGCCTCGGCCTCGACTACGTCATCGTCGCCGCCGACGCGGGCGCCATGGGCGGCTCGAAGTCGGAGGAGTTCCTGCACCCCACGCCCGTAGGCGAGGACACCATCGTGCGCTCGGCGGGCGGCTACGCCGCGAACGTCGAGGCCTTCACCACGGTGCCGCCGGCCGCGATCCCGATCGAGGGCCAGCCGGCCGCGGTCGTGCGCGCGACCCCCGACACCCCGACGATCGCGACGCTCGTCGCGCACGCGAACGAGCACGCGCCCCGCGAGGACGGCCGCGAGTGGACGGCGGCCGACACCCTGAAGAACGTCGTGCTGCGCCTCACGCACCCCGACGGCTCGACCGAGCTCGTCGTCGTCGGCCTGCCCGGAGACCGCGAGGTGCACGACAAGCGCGTCGAGGTGGCGTTCCAGCCGGCCGAGGTCGAGCCCGCCACCGAGGAGGACTTCGCGAAGCACCCGGGCCTCGTCAAGGGCTACATCGGCCCCTGGTCGGAGGCCGGGGCGGTGCTGGGCGAGGAGTCGAGCACCGGCATCCGGTACCTGCTCGACCCGCGCGTCGTCGAGGGTTCGGCGTGGCTCACGGGCGCGAACGTCGCGGGCCACCACGTCTTCGGGCTCGTCGCGGGCCGCGACTTCACGGCCGACGGCACCGTCGAGGCCGCCGACGTGCGCGCGGGCGACGAGGCGCCCGACGGCTCCGGCCCCGTCACGCTCGAGCGCGGCATGGAGGTCGGCCACGTCTTCCAGCTCGGCCGCAAGTACGCGGAGGCGCTGGGCCTCAAGGTGCTCGACGCCAACGGCAAGCTCGTCACGCCCACGATGGGCTCCTACGGCATCGGCGTCACCCGCAACCTCGCGGCGATCGTCGAGCGGTACCACGACGACAAGGGCATCGTCTGGCCGCGCGAGGTCGCGCCCTTCGACGTGCACGTCGTCGCCACGGGCCGCGACGAGGCGGTCTTCGAGATCGCCGAACGGGTCGCGGCCGACGTCGAGGCGCTCGGCCTCGAGGTCCTCTACGACGACCGCCGCAAGGTCTCCCCGGGCGTGAAGTTCGGCGACGTCGAGCTGCTCGGCATGCCCCGCGCCGTCGTCGTCGGCCGCGACGCGCCCGAGGGCGTCGTCGAGGTCTGGGACCGCGCGAGCGGCGAGCGGCAGCAGGTGCGCATCGACGAGCCTCGCGGTGGCGCTCGGCCGCTGACCCCCGCGCCTCGAGCGCGCGTCGACGACGAGGGGCCCCGCCGATCGGCGGAGCCCCTCGTCGTCGGGCGCGGTCGGTAG
- a CDS encoding vWA domain-containing protein has translation MTGAPLSFEAELPWLVAAIGVVLLGLCAWQLVAQRGRRLAWARRTALVVLAVAMAMRPAVPGGEVPTASIQARVFIMVDTSQSIAAEDWGSEPRLAGVQEDVVEIARAFAGADLSVISFDSQAVLRVPLTDDGSAVIEMVRSLRPEIAQRSRGTSVAVARDLLRTELERSEAADPASPAIVFYLGDGEHTAEGQPESFGDVAGLVDRGLVLGYGTAQGGRMQASGFDTGQEPGYVQDPSTGGDAVSRIDEGRLRAIAEQLGVSYLHREPALPIADALQPMAEADGEADLDRTEEARLELAWLFGAPLALLLGWEALSLARSLRATRGGFQGRGA, from the coding sequence GTGACCGGCGCGCCGCTCTCGTTCGAGGCCGAGCTGCCCTGGCTCGTCGCCGCGATCGGCGTCGTGCTGCTGGGGCTCTGCGCCTGGCAGCTCGTCGCGCAGCGCGGCCGACGGCTCGCGTGGGCGCGGCGCACGGCGCTCGTGGTGCTCGCGGTCGCGATGGCGATGCGCCCGGCGGTCCCCGGCGGCGAGGTGCCGACCGCGTCGATCCAGGCGCGCGTGTTCATCATGGTCGACACCTCGCAGTCGATCGCGGCCGAGGACTGGGGGAGCGAGCCGCGCCTCGCGGGCGTCCAGGAGGACGTGGTCGAGATCGCGCGGGCGTTCGCGGGCGCCGACCTCTCGGTCATCTCCTTCGACTCCCAGGCCGTGCTGCGCGTGCCCCTCACCGACGACGGCTCGGCGGTGATCGAGATGGTGCGCTCGCTGCGGCCCGAGATCGCGCAGCGCTCGCGCGGCACCTCGGTGGCCGTCGCGCGCGACCTGCTGCGCACCGAGCTCGAGCGCTCGGAGGCGGCGGATCCCGCCTCCCCGGCGATCGTCTTCTACCTCGGCGACGGCGAGCACACGGCCGAGGGCCAGCCGGAGTCCTTCGGCGACGTCGCAGGGCTCGTCGACCGCGGCCTCGTGCTCGGCTACGGCACGGCGCAGGGCGGGCGCATGCAGGCCTCCGGCTTCGACACGGGGCAGGAGCCGGGCTACGTGCAGGACCCGAGCACGGGCGGCGACGCCGTGAGCCGCATCGACGAGGGCCGGCTGCGGGCCATCGCCGAGCAGCTCGGCGTCTCCTACCTCCATCGCGAGCCGGCGCTGCCGATCGCCGACGCGCTGCAGCCGATGGCCGAGGCCGACGGCGAGGCCGACCTCGACCGCACCGAGGAGGCGCGGCTCGAGCTCGCGTGGCTCTTCGGCGCACCGCTGGCGCTGCTGCTCGGCTGGGAGGCCCTGAGCCTCGCGCGCTCCCTCCGCGCCACGCGCGGCGGCTTCCAGGGGAGGGGCGCATGA
- a CDS encoding DUF58 domain-containing protein — MERRLRKVRTTMSIHAHRRTLELLDGEYASIHHGRSHDFDDLREYQPGDDVKDIDWKATARSHVPLIKRYIASRQHTLLLVVDSGRNMAATAESGTTKSELAVLVAGVLGYLATRHGDRVALLAGDEQRVLHEQEGGSEAHLERLLRRIDEAISVDGPRSSLAQVLETAVRRMRRRALVVVIADDLAYTHDLDVHLGRLQARHEVLWVSIGDADLMARRGDHRELVGVESGIGLPPFLRRDRGLRRAFDEASAERRARLEEGLRSLGIASVRVAEEATAIGTLFRLLERHRRARR; from the coding sequence ATGGAGCGACGGCTGCGCAAGGTCAGGACGACCATGTCGATCCACGCGCACCGTCGCACGCTCGAGCTCCTCGACGGCGAGTACGCCTCGATCCACCACGGCCGCAGCCACGACTTCGACGACCTCCGCGAGTACCAGCCGGGCGACGACGTCAAGGACATCGACTGGAAGGCGACGGCGCGCAGCCACGTGCCGCTCATCAAGCGCTACATCGCCTCCCGCCAGCACACGCTGCTGCTCGTCGTCGACTCGGGCCGCAACATGGCGGCGACCGCCGAGTCGGGCACGACCAAGAGCGAGCTCGCGGTCCTCGTCGCGGGCGTGCTCGGCTACCTCGCCACGCGCCACGGCGATCGCGTCGCGCTCCTCGCGGGCGACGAGCAGCGCGTGCTCCACGAGCAGGAGGGCGGCTCCGAGGCCCACCTCGAGCGACTGCTGCGCCGCATCGACGAGGCGATCTCGGTCGACGGCCCGCGCTCGAGCCTCGCCCAGGTGCTCGAGACCGCCGTGCGGCGCATGCGGCGGCGCGCGCTCGTCGTCGTCATCGCCGACGACCTCGCCTACACGCACGACCTCGACGTGCACCTCGGCCGCCTGCAGGCGCGCCACGAGGTGCTCTGGGTCTCGATCGGCGACGCCGACCTCATGGCGCGCCGCGGCGACCACCGCGAGCTCGTCGGCGTGGAGTCCGGGATCGGGCTGCCGCCGTTCCTGCGCCGCGACCGGGGCCTCCGCCGCGCCTTCGACGAGGCGAGCGCCGAGCGCCGCGCGCGCCTCGAGGAGGGCCTGCGCTCGCTCGGCATCGCCTCGGTGCGCGTCGCCGAGGAGGCGACCGCGATCGGCACGCTCTTCCGCCTGCTCGAGAGGCACCGCCGTGCCCGGCGCTGA
- a CDS encoding AAA family ATPase, producing the protein MNAAVPGREPIAPEELERATRAIRAIEQSFQSTVVGQHQLLRSLLVALLSGGHVLMESVPGLAKTTAAATIARSVSASFHRIQCTPDLLPSDIVGTQIWDQHSGAFRTQLGPVHANFVLLDEINRSSAKTQSAMLEAMQERQTSIGGETHKLPEPFLVLATQNPIEQEGTYTLPEAQLDRFLLKEVLTYPSPTEEAEIVRRSESGVFERGHGEPVASLDDVRFLQGLTKRVYVDQAITNYIVQLMYVTRHAADYIGAELAGYIEYGASPRGSLSFSQAARALALVQGRDWVIPEDVKDLRHAVLRHRLILGYEAEADGVTSDQVVDAIFAAVRTP; encoded by the coding sequence GTGAACGCTGCAGTGCCCGGCAGGGAGCCGATCGCCCCGGAGGAGCTCGAGCGCGCGACGCGCGCCATCCGCGCCATCGAGCAGTCCTTCCAGTCGACGGTCGTCGGCCAGCACCAGCTGCTGCGCTCGCTGCTCGTGGCGCTGCTGAGCGGCGGGCACGTGCTCATGGAGTCGGTGCCGGGCCTCGCGAAGACCACGGCGGCCGCGACGATCGCGCGCTCCGTGAGCGCCTCCTTCCACCGCATCCAGTGCACGCCCGACCTGCTGCCGAGCGACATCGTCGGCACGCAGATCTGGGATCAGCACTCGGGCGCGTTCCGCACGCAGCTGGGCCCCGTGCACGCCAACTTCGTGCTGCTCGACGAGATCAACCGCTCGAGCGCCAAGACGCAGTCGGCGATGCTCGAGGCGATGCAGGAGCGGCAGACCTCCATCGGCGGCGAGACGCACAAGCTGCCCGAGCCCTTCCTCGTGCTCGCGACGCAGAACCCCATCGAGCAGGAGGGCACCTACACGCTGCCCGAGGCCCAGCTCGACCGCTTCCTGCTCAAGGAGGTGCTCACCTACCCCTCGCCCACCGAGGAGGCCGAGATCGTGCGCCGCAGCGAGTCGGGCGTCTTCGAGCGCGGCCACGGCGAGCCCGTCGCGAGCCTCGACGACGTGCGGTTCCTCCAGGGCCTCACGAAGCGCGTCTACGTCGACCAGGCGATCACGAACTACATCGTGCAGCTCATGTACGTCACCCGGCACGCGGCCGACTACATCGGCGCCGAGCTCGCCGGCTACATCGAGTACGGCGCGAGCCCCCGCGGCTCGCTCTCGTTCTCGCAGGCGGCGCGCGCCCTCGCGCTCGTGCAGGGCCGCGACTGGGTGATCCCGGAGGACGTCAAGGACCTCCGGCACGCCGTGCTGCGCCACCGCCTCATCCTCGGCTACGAGGCTGAGGCCGACGGCGTCACGAGCGACCAGGTGGTCGACGCCATCTTCGCCGCCGTCCGGACCCCGTAG
- a CDS encoding MFS transporter translates to MTTRGAAAPGRLVAHPAQRRTLVVLSVAQALGGVANGVALGVGSLLVAQVTGREELAGLAATLLVLGGAALAVPLARLAARSGRRVALTTGALLALAGTVLLAVGGTLGQPAIVLPGFLVLGGATAINLQSRFAATDLSSPSRRGRDLSLVVWMTTVGVIVGPNLIAPGDALGTALGLPQLVGAYVISGSALAVTALVLWTALRPDPLLTAREGLPRASGPAARLRIREHPRAVAAVTVVAAAHATMVGVMALTPVHLEHAGHGLAAIGITMSAHTAGMYALSPVFGWLADRAGARRTVLLGAALLLLSVAANLALPPDAAPVGLALLGLGWSAATVAGSAIVAGAVATELRPALQGRSDLVMGLAGAAAGAVAGPVLGLVGYAGLNLAMLPVIAVIVVGAVLATRRADLAAR, encoded by the coding sequence ATGACCACCCGCGGCGCCGCAGCGCCGGGCCGCCTCGTCGCGCACCCGGCGCAGCGCCGCACCCTGGTGGTGCTCTCGGTCGCGCAGGCGCTCGGCGGCGTCGCGAACGGCGTCGCGCTCGGCGTGGGCTCGCTGCTCGTGGCGCAGGTGACGGGCCGCGAGGAGCTCGCGGGCCTCGCCGCCACGCTGCTCGTGCTCGGCGGCGCGGCGCTCGCGGTGCCGCTCGCTCGGCTCGCGGCCCGCAGCGGCCGCCGCGTCGCGCTCACGACGGGCGCGCTCCTCGCGCTCGCGGGCACCGTGCTCCTCGCCGTGGGCGGCACGCTCGGCCAGCCCGCCATCGTGCTGCCCGGCTTCCTCGTGCTCGGCGGCGCCACCGCCATCAACCTGCAGTCGCGCTTCGCCGCGACCGACCTCTCGAGCCCCTCCCGGCGCGGCCGCGACCTCTCGCTCGTCGTGTGGATGACGACGGTCGGCGTCATCGTGGGGCCGAACCTCATCGCGCCGGGCGACGCGCTCGGCACGGCGCTGGGACTCCCGCAGCTCGTAGGCGCCTACGTCATCTCCGGCAGCGCGCTCGCCGTCACGGCCCTCGTGCTGTGGACGGCGCTGCGCCCCGATCCGCTGCTGACGGCGCGCGAGGGCCTGCCGAGGGCCTCGGGGCCGGCCGCGCGCCTCCGGATCCGCGAGCACCCGCGGGCGGTCGCCGCGGTCACGGTCGTCGCCGCCGCCCACGCGACCATGGTGGGCGTCATGGCGCTCACGCCCGTGCACCTCGAGCACGCGGGCCACGGGCTCGCGGCGATCGGCATCACGATGAGCGCCCACACCGCGGGGATGTACGCCCTCTCGCCCGTCTTCGGCTGGCTCGCCGACCGCGCGGGCGCGCGCCGGACGGTCCTGCTCGGCGCCGCTCTGCTGCTGCTCTCGGTGGCCGCGAACCTCGCGCTGCCGCCCGACGCGGCGCCCGTGGGGCTCGCGCTCCTCGGCCTCGGGTGGAGCGCGGCGACCGTCGCGGGCTCCGCGATCGTCGCGGGCGCCGTCGCCACCGAGCTGCGCCCCGCCCTGCAGGGCCGCAGCGACCTCGTCATGGGCCTCGCGGGCGCGGCCGCCGGCGCCGTCGCGGGCCCCGTGCTCGGCCTCGTCGGCTACGCGGGCCTCAACCTCGCGATGCTGCCGGTCATCGCGGTGATCGTCGTCGGCGCCGTCCTCGCCACGCGCCGCGCCGATCTCGCGGCGCGGTGA
- the ispG gene encoding flavodoxin-dependent (E)-4-hydroxy-3-methylbut-2-enyl-diphosphate synthase, producing the protein MAAINLGKPAPLTLAPRRKSRQIKVGKVLVGGDAQVSVQSMTTTKTTDINATLQQIAELTATGCDIVRVAVPSQDDADVLHIIAKKSQIPVIADIHFQPKYVYQAIDAGCAAVRVNPGNIRKFDDQVGEIAKRAKAAGVSLRIGVNAGSLDPRLLEKHGKATPEALVESAVWEASLFEEHDFHDFKISVKHNDPVVMVKAYRQLAERGDWPLHLGVTEAGPAFQGTIKSATAFGILLGEGIGDTIRVSLSAPPAEEVKVGLQILQSLNLRERKLEIVSCPSCGRAQVDVYSLADDVTEGLKDVQVPLRVAVMGCVVNGPGEAREADLGVASGNGKGQIFVKGEVIKTVPEAEIVRTLIEEARRIADEQGLPAGEAEVVTA; encoded by the coding sequence ATGGCAGCGATCAACCTCGGCAAGCCGGCGCCCCTCACCCTGGCGCCCCGCCGGAAGAGCCGGCAGATCAAGGTCGGCAAGGTGCTCGTGGGCGGTGACGCGCAGGTCTCGGTGCAGTCGATGACCACCACGAAGACCACCGACATCAACGCGACCCTCCAGCAGATCGCCGAGCTCACGGCGACCGGCTGCGACATCGTGCGCGTCGCGGTGCCGAGCCAGGACGACGCCGACGTCCTGCACATCATCGCCAAGAAGTCGCAGATCCCGGTGATCGCCGACATCCACTTCCAGCCGAAGTACGTCTACCAGGCGATCGACGCCGGCTGCGCGGCCGTGCGCGTCAACCCGGGCAACATCCGCAAGTTCGACGACCAGGTGGGCGAGATCGCGAAGCGCGCGAAGGCCGCGGGCGTGAGCCTGCGCATCGGCGTCAACGCGGGCAGCCTCGACCCGCGCCTGCTCGAGAAGCACGGCAAGGCGACGCCGGAGGCGCTCGTCGAGTCGGCGGTGTGGGAGGCGAGCCTGTTCGAGGAGCACGACTTCCACGACTTCAAGATCTCGGTCAAGCACAACGACCCGGTGGTCATGGTCAAGGCCTACCGCCAGCTCGCCGAGCGCGGCGACTGGCCGCTCCACCTCGGCGTCACCGAGGCCGGCCCCGCCTTCCAGGGCACGATCAAGTCGGCGACGGCCTTCGGCATCCTGCTCGGCGAGGGCATCGGCGACACGATCCGCGTCTCGCTCTCGGCGCCGCCGGCCGAGGAGGTCAAGGTGGGCCTGCAGATCCTGCAGTCGCTCAACCTCCGCGAGCGCAAGCTCGAGATCGTCTCGTGCCCCTCCTGCGGTCGCGCGCAGGTCGACGTCTACTCGCTCGCCGACGACGTGACCGAGGGCCTCAAGGACGTGCAGGTGCCGCTGCGCGTGGCCGTCATGGGCTGCGTCGTGAACGGCCCGGGCGAGGCCCGTGAGGCCGACCTCGGCGTCGCGAGCGGCAACGGCAAGGGCCAGATCTTCGTCAAGGGCGAGGTCATCAAGACCGTGCCGGAGGCCGAGATCGTGCGCACGCTCATCGAGGAGGCGCGTCGCATCGCCGACGAGCAGGGCCTGCCCGCCGGCGAGGCCGAGGTCGTCACGGCCTGA
- a CDS encoding nuclear transport factor 2 family protein, with the protein MAAQRAAAAPSLFDDLLEGLDDAPAADAAEASEHEVVRLERSLLRSEVRADRDAVAALLHPAWEEIGATGRRWSRDEMLDEIAPLDAPVELEVLATHELSADARLLVWRSVGAAPALRSSLWVREGGRWLQRFHQGTREG; encoded by the coding sequence GTGGCCGCGCAGAGGGCCGCGGCCGCACCGTCGCTGTTCGACGACCTCCTCGAGGGCCTCGACGACGCGCCCGCGGCCGATGCCGCGGAGGCGTCGGAGCACGAGGTCGTGCGCCTCGAGCGCTCCCTGCTGCGCAGCGAGGTGCGCGCCGACCGCGACGCGGTCGCGGCGCTGCTGCACCCCGCGTGGGAGGAGATCGGCGCGACCGGCCGGCGCTGGAGCCGCGACGAGATGCTCGACGAGATCGCGCCGCTCGACGCGCCCGTCGAGCTCGAGGTGCTCGCGACCCACGAGCTCTCGGCCGACGCCCGCCTCCTCGTCTGGCGCTCCGTCGGCGCGGCGCCCGCGCTCCGCAGCTCCCTGTGGGTGCGCGAGGGCGGCCGCTGGCTGCAGCGCTTCCACCAGGGCACCCGCGAGGGCTGA